In Rhinopithecus roxellana isolate Shanxi Qingling chromosome 16, ASM756505v1, whole genome shotgun sequence, a single genomic region encodes these proteins:
- the ZFAND5 gene encoding AN1-type zinc finger protein 5 yields the protein MAQETNQTPGPMLCSTGCGFYGNPRTNGMCSVCYKEHLQRQQNSGRMSPMGTASGSNSPTSDSASVQRADTSLNNCEGAAGSTSEKSRNVPVAALPVTQQMTEMSISREDKITTPKTEVSEPVVTQPSPSVSQPSTSQSEEKAPELPKPKKNRCFMCRKKVGLTGFDCRCGNLFCGLHRYSDKHNCPYDYKAEAAAKIRKENPVVVAEKIQRI from the exons ATGGCTCAGGAGACTAACCAGACCCCGGGGCCCATGCTGTGTAGCACAGGATGTGGCTTTTATGGAAATCCTAGGACAAATGGAATGTGTTCAGTTTGCTACAAAGAACATCTTCAGAGGCAGCAGAATAGTGGCAGAATGAGCCCAATGG ggaCAGCTAGTGGTTCCAACAGTCCTACCTCAGATTCTGCATCTGTACAGAGAGCAGACACTAGCTTAAACAACTGTGAAGGTGCTGCTGGCAGCACATCTGAAAAATCAAG AAATGTGCCTGTGGCTGCCTTGCCTGTAACTCAGCAAATGACAGAAATGAGCATTTCAAGAGAGGACAAAATAACTACCCCGAAAACAGAGGTGTCAGAGCCAG TTGTCACTCAACCCAGTCCATCAGTTTCTCAGCCCAGTACTTCTCAGAGTGAAGAAAAAGCTCCTGAATTGCCCAAACCAAAGAAAAACAGATGTTTCATGTGCAGAAAGAAAGTTGGTCTTACAG GGTTTGACTGCCGGTGTGGAAATTTGTTTTGTGGACTTCACCGTTACTCTGACAAGCACAACTGTCCATATGACTACAAAGCAGAAGCTGCagcaaaaatcagaaaagagaacCCAGTTGTTGTGGCTGAAAAAATTCAGAGAATATAA